In Planococcus shixiaomingii, the DNA window GGCACAATTTGACTTGATAACAAACCATAACGGCTATTTCGCTTGTTCCTGGCAAGAGCTGCAATTTGACCGAATCCACAATTACGGCTTTAATCTGCTGCAAACGCATGTAGAATCTCGCTACTTTCTTGCCGTTTCACCCGAAAACCGTTTTCAAGCTATGCACTGGGTTCTGCACAAACAAACGGATGAGTTTATTGCTGAATTTCGCAAGCACGCAAAAATCTCCCCCATCACTCTATGGGAAAACATTCTCGGCTCACTTTTGTGGTTTTATGCCAGTGTTGAAAAGCGCCAGCCGCGAAGAGCTGCCGAAGATATGGAATGGCTGCTTGAACCAGTGAACTGGCATCCCATCAAAACTTCTTATATGGAGAAGCTGATTGGCTCCCAATCGTTGCAACGGGCCATATCGAGTCCTCTTCGAAAAACATGCTGCTTGTATAAAGAATTGCCTCATTTCGAAACTTGTACATTCTGTCCAAATCCCAATTAAAAATGCCTTAGCAAGATGCTAAGGCATTTTCTTTAGGCCAAATTCTCGAACACTTCGTGAAGAATCTGGCTTGGAGAACTATTGGTTAAGTTTTTCGTTAAGCAGCTTGCCGGTTTTGTGGACAGTACCTTTGAAAATGCTTTGGCATGCTCCGCTTCTCCAACAATATGGATTTCATCCCAATGGCGTTCTTTTTTCATTTTTTCAATTTCGTTTGCTTTTTCTTTATAGAAACGTTCTAAGTTCTCTTTTATCCGCCAGTTAAAGTCATCCGCCGCGCTGCCGGAGTTTCCACCGACATGGCTGGCACCTCCGAACGCGCCTGTATTGCCGCCGGCTGTAGAAACACCAGAGTGAACGCCTTTTTGTTCATTCCAAAAATCGAGTCCCGAATCAAATTCATGAAAAATCTCTTCGTTAATAATCCCCATCGAGGTATCTAAAATTCGGATTCCTTTCAGGCTCGGCAGTATGACTCCGGCATACGGATAAGCTTTATACATGTACCGCAATTCATCCAGCACCGGTGTTGCCTCCCAATGGAAGCTTGTTTTTACTGGAACTTGCACATAGTGGACAAACCAGAGATCTTCGTGCGGCGATGCAAAAATAATGACACCTTTATGAAGATCGTTTTGGTGGTCCATAATTTCCCGTTCCACTTTTTTCTTTAATTTTTTGTAGGTATTTATTTCTTTTTCATTTTGAGAAGCCGTTAAATATTCCTCTAAACGCTTAAGGCCGTTTTTAAGATGGATTCTCCAAGCACCATTTTGGGCGTTTAAATCTGCAGGGTTGGTATTTAAATATACGCTCAGTACACACCGTTCCTCACAGTTGAAGTTCTTCAATTCCTGGATTTCATTATACAAGATCATGCATTCATCATCCTCCTTAAATTCCATCCTTGTTATACTGAATACCCCAAGACCTCTTCTCTAAACGACTTCTCTATTCTTTTTGAAGATTCCGACGTTTAAAAAAATATTTAGGTGGTAAACAGAGAATGCAACAAAACTTAAAGGAGTGTGTTAAAAGATGGAAAACGTTGATAAAAAAGTAGAAGAAAAATTACGGACCTTTGACGACGAGAAGAAAGACGAAATTCTAGCCAATTTTAATCACTTTAAACAGTATTTGCACGGAAAAGTCGAAATCGGTGAAAAAATGGGGTTGAGTGAAGAACGCCTCGCACAGATCACGGAAAAAGTAGCTTCTTATTTAGCAAAACATGAAGAACCGAAAAACCGCGAAGAATACCTGTTACAGGAATTGTGGAAAGTCGGCGACAAAGAAGAACAGCATATGCTAGCACACATGCTTTTAAAATTAGTTAAACAAGAATAAAAAGAAATAATATTTATGAGACTGACATCCTGTAGGCCTCAATCAAACATTAACAGGATAAGAAAAAACGGCCTTCCTTAATAGGAAGGCCGTTTTTCAAATAGACGGAACATGAGAAGATAAACAAAACCGCTGGCGACAGCGAACAGACCGAGAAGAGCGAAAGTCCACCCAAATCCGAACCATAAAGTCATTGGGATGGATATCGGCGCAATCATCCGTCCGATTGTATAGCGCATGCTGGCAGCTGCGAAGTATTGGCCACGCATATCTTCAGGTGCTAACTTTGTAATAAAGCTTTGCTGCAACCCGACTACCATTAATTCAGCAAACGTGAAAATCCCCATTGCCAAGACTAATACCCAAAAGATTGACGTTGTTGGGAATATCCACATTGCGACTCCGTAAAGAAAAGCCGACATGAAAAACACCCATTTCTCCTGGAACTTCGTCATCCAACGTGTAATGAATACAGTAAATAGTGCAACAAGCAAACCATTCTCGGCCAACAAAAACCCAAAGGAAGTCTCTCCGGTTACATTCCATTCCCAGTCGAATAGTGATGCTACTGTTTGTACATCAATATGTTCTTTCAAATATACCGGAATAAGCAAATCCAATTGCATAAACGTTTGGGCTCCTAAAATCC includes these proteins:
- a CDS encoding (2Fe-2S)-binding protein; the encoded protein is MVFSPQLKYALASHSVTVDRPPSQPLSSDFGTLVDELKRWSGTDNDGVAASYFFRQYALFISAQFDLITNHNGYFACSWQELQFDRIHNYGFNLLQTHVESRYFLAVSPENRFQAMHWVLHKQTDEFIAEFRKHAKISPITLWENILGSLLWFYASVEKRQPRRAAEDMEWLLEPVNWHPIKTSYMEKLIGSQSLQRAISSPLRKTCCLYKELPHFETCTFCPNPN
- a CDS encoding DUF3243 domain-containing protein — protein: MENVDKKVEEKLRTFDDEKKDEILANFNHFKQYLHGKVEIGEKMGLSEERLAQITEKVASYLAKHEEPKNREEYLLQELWKVGDKEEQHMLAHMLLKLVKQE
- a CDS encoding VLRF1 family aeRF1-type release factor; protein product: MILYNEIQELKNFNCEERCVLSVYLNTNPADLNAQNGAWRIHLKNGLKRLEEYLTASQNEKEINTYKKLKKKVEREIMDHQNDLHKGVIIFASPHEDLWFVHYVQVPVKTSFHWEATPVLDELRYMYKAYPYAGVILPSLKGIRILDTSMGIINEEIFHEFDSGLDFWNEQKGVHSGVSTAGGNTGAFGGASHVGGNSGSAADDFNWRIKENLERFYKEKANEIEKMKKERHWDEIHIVGEAEHAKAFSKVLSTKPASCLTKNLTNSSPSQILHEVFENLA